The genomic DNA GTTATCCTGCTTCTGACTTAAGCATCTGAGTGTCTGTTCCAGGGACCCTTTCTTTGGTACTCGCCTTAATGATCCTGTGTGATTTTTCTGTGTTGTATGTGGGCCCACGAGTTCTTCCTCCCCTGCTCTTCTCGAAGATCTAAATCTTGCAACATGTCTTCGAGTCCTAGAGCTCAGTCTTCTCTCCATCAATGTTCTCACTCTCGTCACCGACCCCCTAACTTCCGAACTGGATCACTTGTTAGTatagtttcaaaagaaagatttttttttaattaaaattaataaatcttatttaCACTTAACAATATTTcaagaaatataaaataattttatcaattgaaaaatatttattatcaaagtttgaataaaaaaaattaattagtaacttttcaaaaagtcaaaaaattaatttttatttaaaaatacattttttaaaaaattaatattaatttttaaaaaaatattaaggcatcaatttttttttcatttggagTCTAAAAATGATTGAAACTTCTTTGTTTCTGGAACTTTCATGATTTCCGAAGCCAAGATGCCTCTATGActtcttaaaattaaatattattttttaggaGCATGTGGCAAAATGTACTACATATATCCTCTATCTCTATGTATGATGAGATTGTTGATATCATTACTACACAAACAATATTGCAATGATTTCTTGTTAGCAACTAAACTCAATGTATGTCCATCACCTATATATAGCGTCATTGTAGCAGTAGTGACAAGATTTACAATCTATTCCTATCAACAAGAATTTAACATACAATTCAATATATTAGGTATGCAATTATCATAATTCTCGTCACCATAATTCTAAGATTGCATACCATAATTAATATTATCATAATTTATGACATTGTGTACAACAACTTGTACATATAAGTTGCTTATCTGGCTTCAGCAATAACAAGACAAGTTATTTCTCGCCCTTTATTTCTGTAATAATAACTTAAGCACACAAAAATATAAGATATCATGATCTGCAGCAACTACTGTCATCAAATAGGGATAGGATGAACAAGTAGAGAGAATATATTTTCCTTCATCGTGGTATTAGTCTCTGTGAATGCGTCGACATGCTTGTATATCAATTCGGTAGATCGCGAAGAGTGGAGTGATAGTTCAATTACTTCCCTCGACAATCCAGTTACATTAAGGAGTTCCTCGTTGATAGTCTTCCATGCATCTTCAACAAAGCCTAGGAGCTTCTCGCATGCAACATCTTTTGATGTTCCATATTCCTTCATATAGCAATCTACCGTTGAGGCAACATGTTCCCTCTTTTGTTCTCGcttcatccaaaaaaaaaaataaaatctatcaACCATTTATATATGAACTTGCATATGTTCTAGATTTCCTTTTTGGATTATGAATTATCTCTAAGTTATGGTTACGTTATTGTGTACCTCCTTTGAAGTTATGTCATTAGTGATACGAACAATTATTGCACAAGCTTCCACAATCTTAGGAAAGCTTGCGAACCATTCAAATGCATCCTTTGTGGCCGCTGCCTCCTCCATGCCAGTCAAAAATGAGCAATAAAACCAGACATATCCCACACTTTTGATTGAGACACGCATGTGCTCTTCTAACTTAGGCACATAATTGTCATCCCTCCATTTGCATTCCGTGATGTAATGTTGTGCTAGAATTTTCCACTGCACATATAGTATAATTAACAGATCATAATAAGACCTGTGTGAAAATAAATGCATCCGGGAAGCATAGTCGACATACTTGTtccttgaggtataatattcgaaACTTCTCCGCCGGTGCAAGTTCATTTTCTAATTCTTGAAAAATGCTCAACATTTTGAGAAAGAAATCCCTCATGTACTCTGGTAGTCGATCTACTGCATCAGGGCTCCACCTGCATGAGTTAAAAATTGGctaatcttaaaaaaataaaacatgatttcaTTGTAGTAGTTACAGTTCACAATAGATGTGAAATATGCCTTTGGATTGCATCTGTAAGTAGTAGACTCTCTTCTAGTGTGCTGTAGCTATCATAGATGTCGTCCAAGACAGTAATTAACATAAGTAGCTTAGTCGATATCAGTCGAGCACGAGAACAACTAGGTTCATGACGTATCACCATCGACCAACAATAACATTCCACCACTCGTTCTCGAATAAAATTTAGATGCATAATGTCTAAATTCAACTTCTTCCACCACCTGCATGTCAATAAGGTGCCTTATAAATTTGTCAAACTAAACGTACTTGAACTCTTGTACGACAAGCTTACATGCATGCTTTCCTGAGTTCTTCCTGGTGGAGACATTGGAACATGTTGAAGTCCAACTTTGCAAGCTCAAGTATTGTTTCATTTCGAGTCAGTTCATCTTGGTAAATAGAGAAATAGCATCTTGTGAAAAGCCGTTTCATGTTTCGTTGAATAGGTGTCTTGAGAGTGAGAGACACTAGCTTTGCAAATGTAGGATTTAGATCTTTTAACAAAGATGTAAGCTTGTCCTTAGTAAATGAAATGGCTTCGTCGAGTATAGTCTCTTTTTTAGTTCCAAGGTAAGCCGCATTATATAAGCTCAGAAGCCCCTTAGCATCATCGTTTAGTTCTTCCATAAATTTTCCCTCATTATCCTTGTATTTTTTAAATACATCTACAAATTAAACAATATGTATATATTATgcactaaatatataaataatcatCTAGCTAGGTCTTTAAATATATAAGAATGGAACATTGATTAAATACCTGAAGAAATGTTGAATCCTTTTTGTTTAAGCAGTCGAAAATGAAGAGCAACCTCATATAGTCCGTATTTGCTCATGTCAACATCCTTGAGATGGTCTAAAGCTTTGTCTATTTCCTCCGTGAAATGGTAATCAAGTCCAAGAAGTTGAATTGTATCAATTAGATTCATGGTTTGTAGTACGTCAGTTGACACGTTTTGGAACATGCTCCTTCATTCTTGAGTTCTTCAGCTCTTTCATTCATCCATGCCTCAGACTACATCATATGGATGCAGGGGGGAAATTGATATATTAACTATATATATAGTGAATTATGTATATATTGATCAATTACTACAATGCAATACTAATTAATATCTGAAtgatgcatcatccaaagcattGAAACGATACGAACAAGCTAAGTACTGATGTGTATAGAACAGTCACCCCAAAAGCTAGGATCGAAGCCTGCAACCTGACGATCAACAACCACGTCTTCAAAAACCTTGAGTGATGGAGTATCAACAAGCTCCATGACTTGTATATGATATTGAAAAGCCTGAAGAGCCATCTGCGGTCTGTTAGATTATATTTATAGTTGATTTCTAACcttaaatttttataaagtaGTATTTTCTAATGAGGGTAGTTGGAAGGAAGGGAAAATTTAAAGTTATAAATAAATGctcctattttatttttatttgaaggGGCACGAGCTTTACAGACTTTAATATATCTATTACATCTTTTTGTTTTATCTGGATTATTAttcagatttttctgtttaacgTATAGTTATTCTTACTGATTCAAAGATTATTTAGTGCATCTACTATTCTACCAAAATTAAacgaaattttttatttaagagTTATGGTAAAGAGACAAAATGATGGAAGATACAAtaactaaaataatattattgattttaaaagaaagaacGCCTTTGAATTTTCTCCAAAATTTACTAACGGCCAAAGTTTTCGTTGATAAGTAATCTAGTTTAAACCGACATCTAGAAAATGAGGATTTTATATATTAAGATACGTTCGAGATACATTAGTCTAAAACAATATAATGTGGCTGAGTTATCTGAGATAgaaataaagtaaataaaaaatagttatttttaaataattttattaataaaattaaaagacttatttatataaattatttaactaataataaaaatattatatatgatataataataattgatcatgCCCGTAGGTCAATGAGATGGATGCTAGAGATGTACGCGCTCCTGTTGATCTCTGTGGACTTCTCTcccgcctgcaacacaagcagtgTCAATGCCGAGTCAAGGAAGGGGTCTCGGCGATcaccctccaacgctcaaatcAGTTTCCGGCAAAGCAAGAAACAAGAAGAAATAACTATAGCGTAACAATAGAAATCGCGTGTCAAGCATACCTTCGCGGatacttggaccccctttatatagagtcctgGAAGtgtgcgtgcatgcttcccaagacgagcacgcatctcaaagctttccctgaaaagatgtgtcagtaaagtgttcctgacacagtaccttaacgggccgaacatatctctgaagtaacagtggaagcttccgtcgtacgatcttctgtctgacgATGTTGCCTGTCAGCGGCACTAGCTttcaaaaggatgtcgaaagatatCTTGCTGTGTctattgcttggccgagcggaatggtcgGTCGGCCGGAATTCTGCTATCCCTACGTTGTTTGCTGTCACACCGAGAGAGATAAccgctcggctgaaagtccaCTGTGGCGCCGATCGGGATAGTCGCCCTGCTGAAAGTCCATTGTCCAAGTGTCGTCCGttgttgggccgagcgggatatcCGCTCGGCCAAAAGCCCACTGTCCACATGCTCGATTGTTGAGCCGAGCGGGATATCCGCTCGACGGGTAGTTCATTGTCAGCATGCTCAGCTGGTATACTAAACCGAGCGGAGGAGCCGCTCGGCTTGGCTTCTCCGTATCCCTTGAGCGttttgtgttggtgcggttagcactaacggtctaactcaagttttgatgaatgacaaaataggttaagttagttttgttgttttcTAAATACtctaaccaagtgtgcaggagacgCCCAGGCAAGTCGataggctgacctgatgtctggcacgaagcctagctaggtcaatgggtcgaccggatagctagcacgaagtccaaacggatcgacgggctgatcgaacgtttggcacgaagtccaactaggtcgacagactgaccggatagctggccgaagtccagatgggtcgaagggctgaccggacatctggcaggtaagtgaaggtaagtcactggaggggagtgactatgaggacgcattcccgagaagggaacttagatgccgatctgacttagaaccatttcggaactctaaatcGAAattttgactagattccggtctcgaggagacgaaatctaattaatattttatttaatgataaactgtgctaacactctattttgcaggatatatatttccctcggactaacgttttcttgcaggtagAAAACCGCTGGAAAAtagggtccaggcgcctggaggcaAAAATTTATCCTCAGCGTCACCTCGCCACGTGGAGTGCCCTGGTTGGCTCGACTACGTCATggtcagggcgccctgaaggttctagacgtcccgaacctcctatataaggagggtcaaggctgaagctccaacaagAATTCACAATCTGATCTCTTGTGCTCCTGTGACGctacaaagctccgacaacgcgctgttcctctagtttctttctttatcggtattgttttatttttttcattagcatttttgtacttaatttgtaatcaaACTTTCGAATTGCTAATGAATTGCCCattgaaagcacccttgtgtgcgggccttggagtagtagtcgacacaggctccgaaccaagtaaatcgaactaTGTTAGCGTTGTTCTTTCTTTTCGCTtatacattttccgctgcgtaatcTCTCGATAaagttttaaatcgatattcaccctccccccatCTATCGACTTTCattatccaacaagtggtatcagagcaaataccgctctgatttggtgcaaccaccaatcaaacaagggggtgaaattttctttcatttttttcgtcttttcaatttttcacataattccaaactggtactaTTACCTTCCTGGAAATATTTTTTCATTGCAGtcaatctaaattggtgcaacaccaatttagttctttctattacttctattttttcccgcactactaatccaagaccaagtcttgggaccttGCTTGTCTAGTTGCtttcttgtgtgcaggatgtctcagattgaaggcttcagcacggtatgccctcccctattcaacggggactaTTTTCCGTAttggaagaaaagaatgaaagtctacctgaagacggacttcgaccaatggttcagcgtcacaaaagcctacagaGCACCAGTTGGCAACTCCGGAAGTGCACTTgatccggaacagtggactccggacatgaagaagaaagcatcaacggagaacaaggcaatcaacacgctacaatgcggactgacaagggaagagctgaaccgggtaggaccgcaccagaacgcgaaagaactttgggacaagttgatctagctgcacgaaggaaccagcgataataaggtaacgaaacgagatttgttattaaatagaatgtttaaaataaaaatgcaggaaggagaaacggtgagtcaactgcacgcgaggatcaaggatatcctcaacgaactccagcgataggccaccagatggaaaactgAGATCTGATAAGGTACACGTTAAACGCATTTCTgaaaataatttgtgggcatctatcgtggatgcctacaaaatttctaaaaatctatctaagttaaaattagacgaactattttgtgaattagaactacacgaattGACTAACGACGaaatcgagaaaggtattaccttgtttgtaggttcctccaaggaaagaacAAAGAACAAATCTGAACCCGATGAAGATtcttgtaacaaccacccttctttacTAATCTCTAAGGATGGATGCTACTTAACTATAACTTTACTTAAGTAATGTTGCCTATGCTAATAAAAGCAAAGCTAAAAGAAAATTTCAGACTGCCAtgcaaaccttttttttttttttttttactgttctTATTGTAACCGCCTTTCATATCATGCAATTTAAACATTTCTATATGTGATTACATGCTGAGAACGGAAAGAACTCTTTctataaaaagaaaactaaactcaaACAATAAACTAGCATACCTAGAAATTGTTATAGACAGAGTTATAGAGAAACTAGTCCTCAGTATGCTACATTCAAGCTTAAAGGTAAGTCCATGCATGTTATGGTTTCGCATAGAATTCTCAGTTTAGAGCAACTGGAAAAAAAAGTAGTCAACTGCATTATATACTATAGGGTTCGGTTGCTGCTTCTAACAGTGCTAGCAACCTAACCAATACGAAAGAACAAAATGAGTAACAGCTAACCATTTATTCTCCCATTCCAGGTACACCAATAACCTTCTTAGCATACAATTTAAGACACCATAGTAACAATTCTGATAGGGGTATTTCCAACAACACGGCATAAACAAGTCTAACATGCACTTTACCCATTTCAAGGCTTGAAAGCAATTACAGTACATTTAGGAACAACTGCAGATCACGAATATATCATGCAATTCTATTTGGTACAGCAACTGAGCATGCAAATCTTTCTGAATTTAAACAGCAGTGCATCCCAACACAATTAATGCTATAACATTGATAATAAGACACGTACATGGCAGTTCAAATGCAGAACTTTCAGCAATGACTAACTCCATTAGTGCAAGGAATAATAATACTGCACTAAATTTTAacatgcaaccaaagcaatcaccTGAGGCTACTTTACAATGAAAACCAAATTTTCATATGCATTTACTTCCATAAAACATTTAACCATGCATTTAACCATCCGAATGGTTCCAGAAATCCAacagaaacaaaaacaaaacatttAAACACTTCATAACAGCAAAACAGAAAGAGTAACAGAATTTGTATTTCCTCtaaattctcctagttatttaagaagaaaactcaatAAATTAACTTGCAGCAATTTATTAGCTagatcccaagcttccatatccgccaccacacacacaccatcaacgtctccttgtcgccttctccTATAccattttagcctttcctttatttttatccatatctgcagtaggaggaaaaagtagtatctataagctaaaagcttagtaagtgctttctactcacaaaatccgataaggaaatgcataagcataaaagaaagcagggaaatacatgctcaacatgaaaatagcaaatggaactacatcatgcatctctaaaggaaacaacaatttaatttgctaaaattggcaactttgataaaagaacttgttctgtttgtttccaaataaatacttgtatactttaaaaataatattcaactttacttgggcccggcattgtaccactttgcgcgcctttcttaatgagaattgaggtagctaatcccaaaccattaagacacttctagaccttatgtctaggggcaacttggagcccatcccttggacattgtgtccggtacatgcccttttaaaagtaaaatacttttctttatatacttctttaatcacttcttttaaataaatgccttggcatctatttaagcacttagtgtgccttgattctaacttctgaaacttaggatcagattgtatcctaatattgctttacttgtacttctctcatttattcaacaaacaagagattttaaactacatggcactgatataaaatattatccagtACATGTTCAAAT from Zingiber officinale cultivar Zhangliang chromosome 4A, Zo_v1.1, whole genome shotgun sequence includes the following:
- the LOC121969629 gene encoding (S)-beta-bisabolene synthase-like — translated: MFQNVSTDVLQTMNLIDTIQLLGLDYHFTEEIDKALDHLKDVDMSKYGLYEVALHFRLLKQKGFNISSDVFKKYKDNEGKFMEELNDDAKGLLSLYNAAYLGTKKETILDEAISFTKDKLTSLLKDLNPTFAKLVSLTLKTPIQRNMKRLFTRCYFSIYQDELTRNETILELAKLDFNMFQCLHQEELRKACMWWKKLNLDIMHLNFIRERVVECYCWSMVIRHEPSCSRARLISTKLLMLITVLDDIYDSYSTLEESLLLTDAIQRWSPDAVDRLPEYMRDFFLKMLSIFQELENELAPAEKFRILYLKEQWKILAQHYITECKWRDDNYVPKLEEHMRVSIKSVGYVWFYCSFLTGMEEAAATKDAFEWFASFPKIVEACAIIVRITNDITSKEREQKREHVASTVDCYMKEYGTSKDVACEKLLGFVEDAWKTINEELLNVTGLSREVIELSLHSSRSTELIYKHVDAFTETNTTMKENIFSLLVHPIPI